One Aphidius gifuensis isolate YNYX2018 linkage group LG5, ASM1490517v1, whole genome shotgun sequence genomic region harbors:
- the LOC122857390 gene encoding uncharacterized protein LOC122857390 codes for MQYSKELKIIEKCRNRLVVLLKIVGLFPIVNASLFYKILPFLVGFLLASIMAGCMNFVYINRNNLMVVLRACGIIFALLTIIIKIICFIKSREKLLKLDNTLTKLINENINKDKLSSVMLSPILFYANNITMPILISGYLISVTLYSQSALFMIRQLKNNAESRIYILPYPTAYPYHIEGGSLIWALHWTWETLGSFILITVGCTTDNLFGYYTINIVAQFRVLSYEVQYTITENYDNNKMSQYHKYIVAKHHEIVECCELLEYINGPIVLVMTISTALILCTLIFQVRLMETITLGQFAYLGVYIYYKLMQAFLYAWSGEEIKISSEAFQIAVYNSSWENNNNKSNSTFINMLLAQKCMSLKACGLTEISAEMFTKVLNKN; via the exons atgcagtACAGTAAAGAacttaaaatcattgaaaaatgtaGAAATCGTTTAGTTGTATTACTAAAAATAGTTGGTTTATTTCCGATTGTAAATGCaagtttattttacaaaattttgcCATTTTTAGTTGGTTTTTTGTTAGCATCAATAATGGCTGGGTGTATGaactttgtatatataaatcgtaataatttaatggttGTATTAAGAGCATGTGGTATAATTTTTgctttattaacaattataataaaa ataatatgttttattaaaagtcgtgaaaaattattaaaattagacaACACATTGACTAAacttataaatgaaaatataaataaagataaattatcatcagtGATGTTATcaccaatattattttatgcaaATAACATAACAATGCCAATATTAATAAGTGGTTATTTAATATCGGTGACATTATATTCACAATCAGCATTATTTATGATACGTCaacttaaaaataatgctgaatcaagaatatatatattaccatATCCAACAGCATATCCATACCATATTGAAGGTGGAAGTTTAATATGGGCCTTACACTGGACATGGGAAACATTAGGCAGTTTTATATTGATAACAGTTGGTTGTACaactgataatttatttggttattatacaataaatattgttgcaCAATTTCGTGTATTATCATATGAAGTTCAATATACAATTActgaaaattatgataataataaaatgagtcaatatcataaatatattgtagCAAAACATCATGAAATAGTTGAATGCTGTGAATTATTAGAATATATTAATGGACCAATTGTTTTGGTAATGACAATATCAACTGCTCTTATTTTATGTACTCTTATTTTTCAAGTCCGTCtg ATGGAAACAATAACACTTGGACAATTTGCATATTTAGGTGTGTAcatatattacaaattaatgCAGGCATTTTTATATGCCTGGTCAggtgaagaaattaaaatttca agtGAAGCATTCCAAATAGCTGTTTATAATAGTAGTtgggaaaataataataataaatcaaatagtacttttataaatatgttgtTGGCTCAAAAATGTATGTCTCTAAAAGCTTGTGGTCTTACTGAAATATCAGCAGAAATGTTTACAAAggtattaaacaaaaattaa
- the LOC122856306 gene encoding putative leucine-rich repeat-containing protein DDB_G0290503: protein MESRSNYRILIDLSNYYDDARRLSCVFTDDKTISHIIHLKQRISKVFKIPGEFYLVAGQEVYLPLNEDIRIIKENEIIQVVPGSGVEGFLLWKDLTVRHDGNPLEALPVKQTAENINLRIDNNQETKLIQQKNSLQIVESLKLNLQQSHIDNNEKLINDIANKTNGSIINHDNLQQTSTPLNKSKTIEKKTRNLSNTVIEDESGSANSTSESDQSITNNQNESSGISSIPRRKRKRIRKRKPKKTIEQFTTNSIKEIIQKPIEFNSIKPISKPKHMKFNWDDINDEITNKNNDDTSSLSNLLNLKNTPIPVIFEGKKTNNFDKLKIEKCENIHGFDNNGDKNLDYNKINPQNYPIHKAELLVDDVIAFRVFKLENDYTPGVSGNIIAKILNADKDKQSYKLSIITGGDQLKEPEGKFSLENNDLEMDVGNETTSIQSEIIEKKSTELIEPRLIFRA, encoded by the exons tatattaattgatttatcaaattattacgATGATGCAAGAAGATTAAGTTGTGTTTTTACTGATGATAAAACTATATCTcatattatacatttaaaacaaCGTATATCAAAGGTATTTAAAATACCTGGTGAATTTTATCTTGTTGCTGGACAAGAAGTGTATTTACCACTAAATGAAGACATTCGTATTATAAaggaaaatgaaataataca agtTGTTCCTGGATCTGGTGTTGAAGGTTTTCTTCTTTGGAAAGATTTGACAGTAAGACATGATGGTAATCCACTTGAAGCATTGCCAGTTAAACAAACagctgaaaatataaatttacgtattgataataatcaagaaacaaaattaattcaacaaaaaaattcactacAAATTgttgaatcattaaaattaaatttacaacaatcACATATTGATAACAATGAGAAATTGATCAATGATATTGCCAATAAAACAAATGgttcaattattaatcatgATAATTTACAACAAACATCAACACCtcttaataaatcaaaaacaattgaaaaaaaaacgagaaatCTATCAAATACTG TTATTGAGGATGAATCAGGAAGTGCTAATAGTACATCAGAATCAGATCAGTCAATAActaataatcaaaatgaaagTTCTGGTATATCATCAATAccaagaagaaaaagaaaacgtATACGTAAaagaaaaccaaaaaaaaccattgaacaatttacaacaaattcgataaaagaaataattcaaaaaccaattgaatttaattcaataaaaccaATATCAAAACCAAAacatatgaaatttaattgggatgatattaatgatgaaataactaataaaaataatgatgatacatctagtttatcaaatttattaaatttaaaaaatacaccaATACCAGTTATATTTGAgggtaaaaaaacaaataattttgataaattaaaaattgaaaaatgtgaaaatatacatggttttgataataatggtgataaaaatttagattataataaaattaatccacAAAATTATCCAATACATAAGGCTGAATTATTAGTTGATGATGTCATTGCATTTCGt GTTTTTAAATTGGAGAATGATTACACACCAGGTGTATCAGGCAATATTATtgctaaaattttaaatgctgATAAAGATAAACAAAGCTACAAGCTCTCCATCATAA CTGGAGGGGATCAACTGAAAGAGCCGGAAGGAAAGTTTTCTCTAGAAAACAATGATCTCGAAATGGACGTGGGAAATGAAACTACATCAATTCAATCggaaattatagaaaaaaaatcgacaGAATTAATTGAGCCACGTTTAATATTTCGAgcataa